One window from the genome of Penaeus monodon isolate SGIC_2016 chromosome 2, NSTDA_Pmon_1, whole genome shotgun sequence encodes:
- the LOC119582675 gene encoding ornithine aminotransferase, mitochondrial-like: MLSTRLLVRARGAVTFVQRGLSTQEVIAREEKFGAHNYHPLPVALSKAQGVFVWDVEGKRYFDFLSAYSAVNQGHCHPKIVGALVEQAQKLALTSRAFHNDILGEYEEYVTNLLGYDKLLPMNTGVEAGETACKLARKWAYKVKGIPQNKAKILFAENNFWGRTLAAVSSSSDPSAYSDYGPFMPGFYLVPYDNLQVLEEALADPNVAAFMVEPIQGEAGVVVPSEGYLKGVREICDRHNVLWIADEVQTGLARTGRRLCVDHEEVKPDLLLLGKALSGGMYPVSAVLANDEVMLTIKPGEHGSTYGGNPLACKVAMAALEVMEEEKLAENAEKLGNILRSELSKLPKEVVSIVRGKGLLDAIVINKNFDAWKVCLRLKENGLLAKPTHGDIIRFAPPLTITEEQLHECLDIIKRTILSF; the protein is encoded by the exons ATGTTGTCGACGCGTTTGCTTGTCCGTGCGCGAGGTGCAGTGACCTTCGTGCAGCGAGGACTCTCCACGCAGGAGGTCATCGCGAGGGAAGAAAAATTTGGAGCTCACAACTACCACCCCCTTCCCGTAGCACTCAGCAAAGCCCAGG GTGTGTTCGTATGGGACGTGGAGGGCAAGAGGTACTTCGACTTCCTTAGTGCCTATTCGGCCGTCAACCAGGGCCACTGCCACCCCAAGATCGTCGGGGCGTTAGTCGAACAGGCACAGAAACTTGCTCTCACCTCCAGGGCCTTCCACAACGACATCCTAGGAGAGTATGAGGAATATGTCACCAATCTGCTCGGTTACGACAAGCTCCTGCCCATGAATACAG GCGTCGAGGCGGGGGAGACGGCGTGCAAGCTGGCTCGGAAGTGGGCGTACAAAGTGAAGGGCATCCCGCAGAACAAGGCCAAAATCCTGTTCGCCGAGAACAACTTCTGGGGCCGAACACTGGCAGCCGTATCCAGCTCCAGCGACCCTTCAGCGTACAGTGACTACGGACCTTTCATGCCCGGATTCTACCTCGTGCCTTATGACAATCTGCAGGTTCTCGAG GAGGCACTCGCGGACCCCAATGTGGCAGCGTTTATGGTGGAGCCCATCCAGGGAGAGGCGGGTGTCGTGGTGCCCTCGGAAGGCTACCTCAAGG GCGTGCGAGAAATATGTGACCGCCACAATGTGCTGTGGATCGCGGATGAGGTCCAGACCGGCTTGGCTCGCACGGGACGACGTCTGTGCGTGGACCACGAGGAGGTCAAGCCCGACTTACTGTTGCTGGGGAAGGCGTTGTCTGGTGGAATGTACCCG GTGTCGGCAGTGCTAGCCAACGACGAAGTCATGCTAACCATCAAACCTGGAGAACACGGCTCCACTTACGGTGGCAACCCTCTCGCATGCAAG GTTGCCATGGCAGCCCTCGAGGTgatggaagaagaaaaactgGCCGAGAATGCCGAGAAGCTTGGCAACATTCTGCGCTCTGAGTTGTCCAAATTGCCCAAGGAAGTGGTATCTATCGTTCGCGGCAAAGGACTTCTCGATGCCATTGTCATAAACAAAA ATTTCGACGCGTGGAAAGTCTGCTTGCGTCTCAAAGAAAACGGACTGCTGGCCAAACCTACGCACGGAGATATCATCCGATTCGCGCCTCCTCTCACCATCACGGAGGAACAGCTGCATGAGTGCCTTGACATCATTAAGAGAACTATTCTCTCCTTCTAA